The DNA sequence GATAGTCGATGCAGCTTGAAGCATTTATACATGTTCTCACTCATTTCAGTTGCTGCAAATTGCTTTCATGCTTCATTGCACCTCGAGGCCTCAAATTTCACGCTGCGCACAAACAGAACTTGAATTAGGACTATAAACTGTCAACAAACATCCAAAAGTACAAAACTTTAGGGGTTACCTTCTGATTCAGAGTCTCCTGCAATATCAGGCTTATGTAACCCAACATGACGCATTGTTGGGAACTCTCACAGTCAGAGAAACAATAAGGTACTCCGCCGACTTGAGGCTTCCATCAACGATGACCAAAGATGAAATTAGTGGCATCATTGAGAGCACCATTGAGGAAATGGGTCTTCAAGATTGTGCCGATCGGCTAATAGGAAACTGGCACTTAAGAGGTATaagtggaggagagagaaagaggctcAGCATTGCACTAGAAATACTGAGAAGACCACACTTACTGTTTCTTGACGAACCCACCAGTGGCTTGGATAGTGCTTCAGCTTTCTTCGTAGTTCAGACACTAAGAAACATCGCTTGTGATGGCAGAACAATTCTCTCTGCAATCCACCAACCCAGTAGTGAAGTTTTTGCATTATTTGATGATCTATATCTTCTTTCTGGTGGTGAAACAGTCTATCTCGGAGGAGCAAAGCTGGCGGTAGAGGTAGAAATATGTCATGACTTTACATCTtcaacattattaaaaaaattgcttccaATGAGATCATATATAGCTAGAGTTGCATCTATGCCTCTTCAAGAAGGCCGTCCAGAAAGAACTATGTAAAAAGACTGTAAATCTCATATCCTCTTGAACAAATTTGAAATGCTCCTCTACTTCAAGTTGTTTAACTCTGGTTGACAAAGTGAAGAACAAAACCCTGTCCAAAGAAGCTAAACACTAATATTCACCAGGAACATTGcaaaattttctcaacaaacgtttaaattttcaaataatctgAAGAGTGCCTCACGCATGAGATGTTTCTGTCCATGTGAAAACACAATTTCAAGTCATTCAGTACTCATGACTTCGTAATTGTTCATatttgccttttcatttttcttccacAGTTTTTTGCTGAAGCAGGGTTTCCCTGTCCAAATAACAGAAATCCTTCTGATCACTTCCTTCTTTGTATCAATTCTGACTTTGACACTGTTGCAACTTCCATGGGATCCTGCAGAAAACATGTACGTACGTAATCACAGTTTCACATTTCTTCACCTGTATTAGCTTCTGAACACAGTACCAGGATTGTTGTAAGTCACTTTGATAATGAGGCAGAATGAATGCATAAGATAGACTCACATGTGAAAAGGACAAGCTCAAGTTTGTAGACTGGAAATGCTAATTGTCGTGTCATTCAACAGAAGCTGGAATTTCAGACTTTAAAGGCTGCCTCATTGTGTAGTGATAATTAAGCAGCTCTTTCAAGAAACTTTACAAGCACAGATTGCAACgcactttaacttttttttgtgtttactTCTTCATTGACATTATCGTTCTTAAAAAAGATTTCTAACTTTTCAACCAAGGAAACCCAGAATGTGCTGGATCCAGCTACAATAATGACGACAGCAGAAATTAAAGCATTGCTCATACAGACCTACAGGGGATCGAAGTATGCATCAAAAGCAAGAGCTAGGATTCAGGAGATCGCACACATTGTAAGGGACTTGAATTGTTTTACACGTACCATAACATGTTCAACGCTTTCTATTTCTATCAATTTAGGTCACCAATATCACCAGCCACAATCATTAGGAAAATGATATAATCCTAAATAAAAGCAGCATATCCTGCTACTTTTCTGATCACAATATTTTTGCCAGAGTAATAGGGACATTCAACACCTTTGGATAATAATTATCAGACTTAAATATGAAATAAGGAGGCCTTGCTGCAATTTTTATTCAATCAAGTATAGATTGACATACATGGTACACTAACTGAATGAAGCTAGCATTTAGCTTGCATACAAAGAATACCTACATTACCCTCACAACTTAAGTCACGCAACCTGAGTACTATTACATTGGACAGATAGAACATCAAAACTAAGTTGGCCTAAACCTGCAGGAAGGGCTTACGAATAGGAGAAGTGAAGGGAGCCCGGCAAAATGGTGGAAGCAGCTTTCCACATTGACAAGGAGATCATTTAAGAACATGTTAAGAGAtctcgggtattactggataAGGATAGTGACCTATATAGCACTTTCAATTTGTGTTGGCACCATTTTCTTTGACATTGGAACAGGCTACACATCAATCTGGGCGAGGGGTTCGTGTGGTGCATATATCGCAGGGTATATGACTTTCATGTCAATTGGAGGCTTCCCATCATTTCTTGAGGAAATGAAGGTAGCCAATTATTTTCATAGCCAAACAAGATTGTGACCCTTGCTACAAAAATGGAAGATAGTTTAAGCcataataattcatttttcttctcctgAAATAGGTGTTCTACCATGAAAGACTCAATCGGCATTATGGCATAGCCGTCTACATTCTAGCAAACTTCCTCTCATCATTTCCATTTGTTGTAATGATGTCATTTGCTAGCGGGACTATTATATACTACATGGTGAAATTTCGGTCAGAATTCTCCCATTGTTTGTATGTCTGCCTTGATCTTTTCAGCTCCATAGCTGTTGTAGAGAGCTGCATGATGATTATAGCTTCACTTGTTCCCAACTTTTTAATGGGAACCATTTTAGGAGCAGGATATATGGTAAGGATAAGTTTCTAGTTTCTCTCCATCAGATTCTCATCTAGGTTCTGCTTTTAAACAATCCGAAAGTTATTTCCATTCTTTTCTAATTTCCTCGTACAGGGAATAGTGATGATGACATCAGGGTACTTCCGATCACTTCCTGACCTTCCTAGAGCAATCTGGCGTTATCCATTATCATACATCAACTATGGTGCATGGGCATTGCAGGTGGGTTTCCTCACTCCCTAGTTCTAACTtacccaaaaagagaaaagtctGAGAAGACCTGAATTTTCCGAGCAGTTATCACTTACAAGTAGTTACTTTAGACACAAGTATAGAAAGACCTTTCTGCCACTTGCCaagccagaaaaaaaaacaacacattCACTGAAAAGCATAATACTTCATAAGTCAAATATTACAAACCAGCTAAAAAGACCCAGAATAATTCTCTCTACATGAGCTCAAGCATCGTGTTGTATAAGTTCAAGAGCAAAAGAACAGTGCGGTAGCATGAAGAGGGCCAAGCCATGCACGAAGCATTCGCATTAGGTTCAAAATGCATGGAAAATAAACAGATAAAATAATTGGTCCATCCCCCATGATACAGATCAAACCTAAGAAGCCAAGCAAGCAAGATAAGTGTATCAGATTTAGACGAATGAAATTTGAATTAGCAAACAGTTCAAAAAGATCAAAAGAACATACGGATTGAGGCAACTCTAACTAAAAATGACAGGAAGAAAGGTCGAAACCCCTTCAAATTGGATATTTGACCATCATTCTACATACAAGTTAGCAAGTTGACAACTAAATAGATCATGTTATCCTAGCCTCTTTAACATAATTTATGCAATTACACAGGTTACACATACCTCTGTCAGTTACTAATGTCGGACCACTATTTCACTTTGGTAATAGTGAACACATCGCTTTAGATCTCACAACTTTCGATTTGCAATGTAGGGAGCATACAAGAATGACTTGATTGGACTTGAGTTTGATTCACCAGTCCCCGATGGGCCAAAACTGAAAGGCGAACTTGTGCTCACAAATATACTTGGCATCAAACTCAATTACTCAAAATGGTGGGATTTAGCTGCACTTCTAACCATTCTCATATGTTatagacttttcttttttgccattcTTAAGTTCAAAGAGAGAGCTTCTCCAATTGTACGGACACTTCATGCCAAGAGAACTCTACAAAAACTCAGCAAGAGGCCTTCATTCCAGAAGATTCCATCGATTCCTTCCAAGAGGCACCAGAGGCTCCATTCTCTGTCTTCCCAGGAAGGTCTTGACTCACCAATCCCTTAAAGAAGCCAGAAAGTTACAAGTCTCTCTGCTCAAATGACCAGTGGCTGACTATTAGAGAATGCTCCAAGAGCTCTTTATGCTTGAAGCATCCCAGCACAGCACATATTATGTATTAGACATCTATGGATGTATGTTGTGCACGCGTGCCTGCCgcacgtagagagagagagataaataccaagtttttttttggcaaatataGCTAATACCATGCTGCGTAGAGAATGATGAGACAATCAGGGGTTTGGCTTTTCATTTAACTCAATGATACCTCTCAAAATAGCCatttttctttaaaacaatCCATTATAATAAAAACTGAGCCATGTTCCAAACTTCAGGAATATTGGACATCTCACAGACATCAATAATTCACTGCAAACTTCAGTTAGTGCTTATGTAAAGTTGGCAAGTTGCCACAAAAATAAGTCATTTAAAAGGTATAAAGCACTAAACAATACTGATGTAGAATGTCTTACCGAAATAAACCGTGGGCTCAAAGCCATGAGATAAATTGTTAAGCACCTTCTTTTGGATGTCTAATGGTCAAATGGTTGGTATTGCTACAACAAGCAGTCCAGACTTTCAAGGCACTTGACCATGGAATGTCCAACTTCCTCCCTAGCAGAAAGGAACTTTTGAGGTGCATTGGCACACATGTAGAGCAAAATAAGCCTCGCACTATCACCAGCATggtttcattcttttctttattttatttttcctaaccTTCCCTTTCTTCAAATAATTGAATGAAAAGGATGAATATTCCGCCAATAGGAAAACTTACTGCATTAGCATTGAAGCACAAAGTGAGCACATACCTCAAATGTACACTCAAGTTGTAGTATGAATCTCTCACAGCGAAATGCTCTCAAACTCCTGCCTTAATTTTAGTAACCTTCAGTACCCAAAATAAATGTCATACAAACGACTGTCAAGGATCATCATATCTCATGCACCTAAAAAAATTCCCACAAACCCAAAGAGCCACCTGCTAACTTATAATGGAGACTTGATTATCAAAAGAGCGAAGCTGAAGAACTGCAGGTGCCGATGGGAGATGAATTTAGCTAAGCTCATGAGAAAAAGTGAGGGAAAAATCACATAATATGTTCCAACAAATATCATATTGAATGGTAACACAATTTTGAAGGTTTTAAAAGCAAGGTTATCTAAAGCATAATAATAGCGCACACCATTATAAATGCAAGTTCAGAAGGGAACAAGAATAGAGAGGATATCTAAGAGAAACTCAGATGACAAAATTTCTCCACTTCCCAATAATCTCATTCAAAACAATTTCCAAGTTATGAAGGAGGCAACATgaatttggaaaattcaatAACCTAAATAAATGCAATTCAAAAccagaaggaggaaaaaaaaaaacaaaggcatCCGGAGCTAAATTACGCGATGAATCGAACTGCATGTTCAATAAAGGAAATAGGGACCATCAACTTCtacttatttatattttcagCCTTGGGGGGCACTTAACTTCCAGTTTTTATTCAACTATTTTCATTTCCTTTGGTCAAGGGAAGACTCCAAAATGCAAGCTTGCGttaacaaaagacaaaaagaggaGCAATGTCTCATAGATCTTTGCTTTGCCTCTTTGCAGAGTGCGAAGTCCAACCCCGGACCTATGATGCTAGTgtcccctcccctcctcctcccccccacccccccaatcCTTATACCAGTAGGGCCGCATGCCTATTTACAGTtttggtggggggggggggggttaaTATGACCCACCTGATTTATTTGTGTTTACTTGTGCAAACTGCTGGTGCTACCTTGGTGAGATCAATCATGCTTTTGCAAAAGGGGCCATCGATCAGCACCAGCACAAGACATTATCACatgaattgtctaaaaaattacCCCAAGCAATGGTACTGCAGACATAATAAAAAGATGAACTAGGTACAAGGAAAACCTATGCGATAATTCTGAATGAGAAATCAGTCTTCCAGCTCATTGCTCCAGATGTGTTCTTCTCTTGCTCAATGGGCACTCATAGCTTTCTTTTGATGGTCTTTGTCACTTCCTTTGCAGACAAGCAAATAGAAAAGACTACTAAAAAGCCATATTCCGTGAAAATGATGCTAAATGACCCCAGAAGAGTTGTTTTATTCTCTTCGATCTTATTTCACACATCACGCTCAAGACCAAACAAGTGGAAGAAACCATTGCCTGTAATCCACATGACTATCAGGTGAAAAGAAATATGAATATGAAATTTATCCTCATATTCAGCAGAACTACTATTTGTCAAGAAAACTATATACCTCCATTGTTCGCCGCttctccctccccccccccgcCCGCCAGGAGGGGAACCCCAACCCTCCTAGCCATCTCTGATGTCTCACTATTTGTGCATAACAAGGACCAACTTTCCCACATCCCTAGCAATGCTCCTAACAAAGTAGTCCACAGTGGAAAAGGGAATAAACTCATCAAGAAAAACACCACAATACTGTAAACCCTGTGATAATCAGTAAAACAATCCGATAACATGATGTTAGCTCATCAGAAAGACACACGTttcaacaagaagaaaatgaaattaatgcagacattttggaagaaaaataattttatcattcCTCAAGCGTGTTGGTTCCACAAGAATGAGAATTACAATCAAATGTCAAACTCAAATCAATGTCTCAATAACGGTTCCTAAGTTATGTAATTTTAGGAGTTTTCTTGGTCAGTGCTTTTGCTCAGTGGAGGCACCATTATCCATGTGGCTGTCATACCCTTGATAAGGAATTTCGATCAAAGGCTTCGGAATTGGACGTCCTCCAAAGTCACTTGGAAAGCTTTCAAACTTGGGACCAAAGTTGAACCTGACGACAGAGTTTGGTTCATTTGGAAGAGTATACATTGAAGCAGCCGGGAAGTACCGACCTCCATACAGATCTTCAAAAGCAACCCCTTGACAAACTCCATTTCTGAAAAAACAAATCTCACTTCCTGCATGCACATGATGATATGCATCATTATAAGCTGAGCACCAATATTCAAAATCAATCTGTGGCTAGCATTAGACTCTCTCAAAGAACAAATCACGTAAACTATTcttaaagtgaaaaaaaaaaacatagcaaCATCGGCATAGGAAAAACCCTCCATCACCGTGTCCATCTCGATTATGGCAATGTCCCACCTCATTTAATAGATATATACCCTATAGATGTACAGAATATATTGCTCCAGACGCAATGTTTTTGGTTGGCGATACACATGATATGTTGGTTTTCTGCTGGAAAAAATGAGTCAAACATACAAAACTCTATAGCACAACTCTTCCAATCATAATGCCATAGGCTCCTGTAGTttattcagaaagaaaaataatatgtttATAATCCCTCAAATGAACCAAAGAATAACTATCTGGCATCACCATCATGAACAGCTGCTTCTCCTGAAAAGATTTCTCCTTGAGATATTAACTAAGGAATAAACTTGCAAAACAAATGTCTCCAATGTGCTGACACTCAAACATAACATCCTTGAACCGAAAActggaaaagaaataaaaaaaggtaagaATATTGATTGCAAATATAAGTAACTTTCTTGAACCTGTGAACTGTTTCACTGACGATATATGACTTCAAAGACATAGAGACAAGACAATAGTCAGCCACATATGCAAGTAATGAGTATGCGTAAGCAGCAAACGCATCTGTAAAAACAATGGTTCTCTTCCTGTGGAGATCTATAGTTGTTCATAGCAGCTTCTGAGTAGACGAAGAACATGGATATGCAAAGATAACTCTGGATATAGTGCCACAATTGCAAACAATGGCTAACTTACCAGGTACAACTTTTGGGGGATCTTCTTTTGAATCGGCCATGCAAACGTATCTCTGACCCTTGTACCAAACCAATTGTGGCGACTTCGGTGCATATAATCCCCCGTCAGGCAAATTTATGTAAAATCCAATGATATCACCTTCTTTATACCCTTCCTCCCCATATTTCTCTCTCAGTGCCTTATGCACCTTACTCCCATCAATATCTCTATATCCAAAACTGTTCCCATCATACCCAACTGGAGCCTGCAAGTCCCCCTTCTCCGTGGACCATCCTAACCTGGTATGCCCTGTCTCCCCCAATCTCTCCACCTTTATCTCAAAGTACCAAGCTCCTTCAACCACTCCTCTTGTGGCTCTCACCATTCTATACCCCTTGGAACTGCCCGCAGTCAATCTATCCTCGCTTAATTCTACTTTCTCGGCTTTATAAACCTTTGACAAGCATATTTTCATGTCCAGCGCATCGTCATTTCTGTCCGGAAACCGAGGGACAGGAGCTATCAATACGGTGTCCTCAGCAGGCACACTGTGGCTATTATTGCCGCcgctcttgttcttcttcttccctttccgAGTAGTTTTGGTTACCCACACATTGCTGGTCTTCTTCTTCGATTTCTTCCCACTGCCGGCGCTCGAACCAGTCCCGCCTGGAGTTTTCAAGCCGCCACTGGGAAAACCGTTGGCCTCGCCGTTACTAACACCTGATTCACGCAATGCCGATTGCTCATCATCCCCTAACAGCTCGCGCTCTGCTTGTGGTTGATCCGGTGCACGAGACGCGAGCGACGACAAATGATTCTGTTTCCCGGGAGACATTACTTCTTCACCGTCCCCGTAGCTATCATCCACCCTCATTCGCTTCCGAGATTTAAAGGTGTCGTCGGAGGGAGGCTCGTCCGAGGACAAATCCTCCGACGCAGCCTCGGCGGGAGGCTCGGGTTCGGACGCTTGCTCCGCGGAGTCTGGCGGCTGCGCATCGGTGGCGGTAGTGGCGAGAGAAGCGTTCATCGATTCtccgtcatcttcttcttcttcttccgcgtTTTCCTCTCGGTAGGTATCTATTGGAGAGTCCATGAGTGAATGCCCtgggagaggaggaaggaaagtaaacaaattgacaaggaagCTGGGGATCGGAGCTTCGATTCGGAAACGATAATCGACGTTGTTGCAGAGATTACACCACTACGACGGAGGTCGGAGAAGCGAAGAAAGAGGAGAGGTAGAGAGACtatgtcgtcgtcgtcgtcgcttCGCAGTTTCGCAGTCGGAGTAGGAGCGATGACGAGCAGAAGGGGACGATGCAGCCACATGGAAACAGAGAGGGACTCCAAAGTAGTTGGGCTGGGATGGGCTGGTCCGATCAAATCTTGGGCCAGGTTGGTTCAATCTTGGGCTCGTTTCGGTGTGCATGACTGCACTTTttgagtagaaatctgtttagtAATACAACTTCTCAAGTAGGGATTcatttggttacgcaacttcatttttctacttctcaattttttctccagaAATAATTTTAGAGCAACTTGaagaatgtaaaaaaaaaaatttacttcttttcagaagtagaaaaattaacttccggatagaaattgatttttagaaCGGAAATATTGTCATGCGTGGTCCTAGCAGTCAATGAAACTAGTGATGAGTACGTGCAGGGCCGTAAAGTGTTCGAAGTTGAATGgatgcaaaagaagaaaaatggtaaAGTGAGAGTTAtctcaagaaaataaaaaaggtaattttttattcattttcctttttagtgaaTAGAGAAAATGGGCAAgcataaatatttttcggaaTGGAAAAAGCGGATGCTTGCTCTGCAGAAATCTAGCAGCTGTGCATTGGTGGCGATAGTGGCGAGAGAAGCATTCATCGATTAtccgtcatcttcttcttccccttcttctttcGTGTTTTCCTCTCGGTAGGTATCTATTGAGagtaggggtgattggttcgaGGATAGTTGGTTCCCAccttagaatcgagaaccgcctACTAGGGGCGAGTTCCGTAAACCGCGAACCGTAAATTACCCGCTTGTTTCATGGATCTACTAGAGAACCGAACCACCGGTCCAGTCCATTTTCCCATTGGATTCCGATTACGGTCCTAAcgagcaccaacatcaattaaaaaagaaaaaggaccgAATCTCTAGCGGTTGAAGGagtaaaattttcaatatgcaagataacaaGCATTGTAATATTCGCAAAAGTTATTCCAAAAGGCACATATCCACTTTAGTGCAACTATCTAACCAAGTCTAAACCAATGTGCCGCAATCTCGTTGTGCCACTACAGTTATTCCATGTTCCATACTTCATAAAGTAATACATATTCAAAGTCATGCActcaaattaaaagaatatacACTTGTATTATATAAAAGGACCGGTTCGGTTGGGCCGGTTGGATGGTTCCCACCAGAAATCGAGAATTGAACCGGTACCCGTCGGTtcgagaaaattgaaattaggaACCGGACCGTACCGGCTAGTTACTCTCCAAAATCAGCCGGTTGAGTACGGTCCGGTCTGGTCTGGGtggattatgatttttttgctcacccctaattgagAGTCCATGAGTGAATGCcttgagaaagaaggaaggaaagtaAACAAATTAACAAGGAAGCTGGTGATTGGAGCTTCGATTCGAAAACAATAATCAACGTTGTTGTAGAGATTACACCACTACGACAGAGGTCGGAGAAGCGAAGAAAGAGGAGAGGCCAGTTTCGTAGTAGGAGTAGGAGCGATGACAGGCAGAAGCATGCAATGCGGCGACATGGAAATAGAGAGGGACACGAAAGTAGTTGGGTTGCGATGGGCCGGTCCGAGCAAATCTTGGATCGGGTCGGTTCAGGCTTGGGCTCTTTAGTAACCCAACTTCTCGAGTAGAGATCCACCTAGTtacgcaattttattttttcatccaGAAATAATTttagagccacttgaagaatgtaaaaaaaaataaaaattacttctcttcagcaatagaaaaattaacttctgcctagaaattgatttttagagcAGCGGTGTTGCTACACAAGATCTAGCGGGGCAATGAATCTAGTGTTGAGCACGCACGGGGCCGTAAAGTGTCCGAAGTTAAATTGATGCGTAAGAAGGAAAACGGTAAAGTGAgagttatataaaaaaatacgaaaagataaatttttttttacctttttagtGAATGGAGAAAATGGGTAAggataaatattttttccttagTGAAAAAAGCGGATGCTCCATTGATAGataacacctttttttttttggtcaaatgataGATAACACTtgacttttcttgttctttgacGACGTGAAGGATGGTCTGAGAATGAATAAAAAGAAGCGAGACGAAATGGTCGGTGAATTCGGCCAATTACGTTCGAAGAGAAACAAAGTATTCTCTTCGAAAAAAATCGAACGTCATTTCGTTGGGTTGGATCACATATTGTGATTTTGTGTGATAACTTAACGAAGATTTAAATGTTAGATAGTTTTGACTCTTGATACAAGTAATgtccaaaattgaccgaaagcGACTCAAAAATCAAGTTCGGTTTATCACCGGACAGTTTTTGTGATGGGCCAATGGAGTCGTGTTGACTTTGATTAAGcgtatcgtttttttttttccaacccaCCGGCCCACCGATCACACCTTCTTCATTTTGTTATTTCTCATATTTTCTGGTTAAACTTCGTGGGAAGACCGATAGATAAAGGTGAGCAAGATGAATCGATCGGATCGACGGACTTCGTCCGATTCTAGAGGTCCTCGGTTTGTCAAGATGGAACAGATGTCCGGGCGGTCCGATTCCCAATTCTAAGGGTGAATCGGATGGGTGGACAACTTGCTCGGaccgaaaattttttaattttaatttttaagtacATAATTTGCTCCTACATTGGCATTCTCTATGTTGGCATCCTAAGAAACGAAAAGACGAAGTCGAAGAACTTTTAAGTATGTACAAACTTATACTAATCAATCTCGCTTCGACTTCATCCAATTCTTCAGCGCCTCCGTTGAGCGAAACTAAATTTAACTTCGACATTAAAA is a window from the Rhodamnia argentea isolate NSW1041297 chromosome 8, ASM2092103v1, whole genome shotgun sequence genome containing:
- the LOC115735528 gene encoding protein TRAUCO isoform X2, whose amino-acid sequence is MNASLATTATDAQPPDSAEQASEPEPPAEAASEDLSSDEPPSDDTFKSRKRMRVDDSYGDGEEVMSPGKQNHLSSLASRAPDQPQAERELLGDDEQSALRESGVSNGEANGFPSGGLKTPGGTGSSAGSGKKSKKKTSNVWVTKTTRKGKKKNKSGGNNSHSVPAEDTVLIAPVPRFPDRNDDALDMKICLSKVYKAEKVELSEDRLTAGSSKGYRMVRATRGVVEGAWYFEIKVERLGETGHTRLGWSTEKGDLQAPVGYDGNSFGYRDIDGSKVHKALREKYGEEGYKEGDIIGFYINLPDGGLYAPKSPQLVWYKGQRYVCMADSKEDPPKVVPGSEICFFRNGVCQGVAFEDLYGGRYFPAASMYTLPNEPNSVVRFNFGPKFESFPSDFGGRPIPKPLIEIPYQGYDSHMDNGASTEQKH
- the LOC115735528 gene encoding protein TRAUCO isoform X1, translating into MDSPIDTYREENAEEEEEDDGESMNASLATTATDAQPPDSAEQASEPEPPAEAASEDLSSDEPPSDDTFKSRKRMRVDDSYGDGEEVMSPGKQNHLSSLASRAPDQPQAERELLGDDEQSALRESGVSNGEANGFPSGGLKTPGGTGSSAGSGKKSKKKTSNVWVTKTTRKGKKKNKSGGNNSHSVPAEDTVLIAPVPRFPDRNDDALDMKICLSKVYKAEKVELSEDRLTAGSSKGYRMVRATRGVVEGAWYFEIKVERLGETGHTRLGWSTEKGDLQAPVGYDGNSFGYRDIDGSKVHKALREKYGEEGYKEGDIIGFYINLPDGGLYAPKSPQLVWYKGQRYVCMADSKEDPPKVVPGSEICFFRNGVCQGVAFEDLYGGRYFPAASMYTLPNEPNSVVRFNFGPKFESFPSDFGGRPIPKPLIEIPYQGYDSHMDNGASTEQKH